The following DNA comes from bacterium.
GAGTTGAATACCAGCACCCCATCCCCGCTGAGCACCCGGGCGTAGCCGCCGTCCCAGGCGCGGCTGACAGCAGTCAGGCCGATATTCGAGGAGCCAAGGATATCCCGCTGCAGACGGACGGCCTCGGTCTGGGCCGAGGGGTTTCCACCCACTCCGGCACGCTCATCGGCCGCGAGCACGGCGTAGTTTACTTTTCCCACGCGCCCGTTGGTCTTAACCCCCCAGTTCAGATCCCCGATCCGCCGACTGTAGAACACGTTGATCTCGTTGTTGAACAACTCGGCGCCCTCAAGAAAATACAGCCTTTTCTCCGGGTAAGAGATCTCGTAACGGGTAAGGTTGATTTTCGACAGGTCGGCCTCGACCGTGGCGAAATCCGGGTTGCAGGTGATGTTGCCGTCCATAGTGTTGCCCAGTTTCAGCCGTAGATCCGCCCCCCCAACCAACTCCCGGCCGCCGGAGGAGAGGATCGTGCGTCGGCCGGAAGCGGGCAGGTTGGAGTCCAGGCCCACCAGGTAGGGGTAGAGCGTGGCTGAGAGAAGCTTGTTGAATGCGGGGAGGCCCAGAAGGTCACCGGATTGCGATACGCGCCAGGCCACGTCGCGGTATTGCCAGAAACTGGTTTCGAACCTTTCGGGATAGTTGCGTCGGAAATTGATACCCCAGAGGCGTCCCTCGCCACGGGGGATACGCATCTCCGAAACGGGGATTTTCATCTCGCAGCTCCAACCCAGGCTGTCCTCATGGGAGGCGACCCACCAGATGCAGTCCCATTTCTTGTCGTTGGAAAGGCCATCCTCACTGATCCGGCCATCCACCTGGGTGCCCAGCGAGTTGGTGCTGAAATAGTAGCAGTCGCGGCGGGTGTGGAAAGTGTCCAGGTACAGGGTGACCGCGTTGTCGTTGTCCATGTCGCCGTCGCGCTCGGCGATCGAGCTGTTGGCGGCCGCCCCCCCGGGGTTGAGGCAGCGGAACGCTGCATAGATAAACTGGCGGTCGCAGGCGACAGCCACCCGGGTTGCGGCCTGAGGGATGTCGCCCGGTGTGGGCCTGTACTGTACGAGGTTATCCTGCCATTCGGCCGCCTGCCAAACCGGGTCATCCAGCAGGCCGTCAATCTTGGGCGGAGCCTGGGCCGTGGCCGCGGTAATAGTGCGGGTGGGCCGCTGGACTTTTTCCTGGGCCCAAAGGGAAGAAACGCCCAGAAATAGGCACCAAGATAACACCAGAGAAAAAACTGTAAAACAAGCTGGCATCTTTCCTACCGTTTTAGTCGACATTCCATAAATCAGAATCGCCGCAGTAAAATATTCGCCTTCTTATTCGATCCCAAAATTGGATTTTTCGGCCTGTCCATTGCAACTCAATATATTTCACATGTTTATGATAATACTTATTTCGAGAAAACTCAACAATCAATTTGTAAGATGAATATATTGTCAGGATTATAATGTGAACGCGGGAAATGAGTTGCACCAATACAAAAAGGGCTGCGAAC
Coding sequences within:
- a CDS encoding carbohydrate binding family 9 domain-containing protein yields the protein MLSWCLFLGVSSLWAQEKVQRPTRTITAATAQAPPKIDGLLDDPVWQAAEWQDNLVQYRPTPGDIPQAATRVAVACDRQFIYAAFRCLNPGGAAANSSIAERDGDMDNDNAVTLYLDTFHTRRDCYYFSTNSLGTQVDGRISEDGLSNDKKWDCIWWVASHEDSLGWSCEMKIPVSEMRIPRGEGRLWGINFRRNYPERFETSFWQYRDVAWRVSQSGDLLGLPAFNKLLSATLYPYLVGLDSNLPASGRRTILSSGGRELVGGADLRLKLGNTMDGNITCNPDFATVEADLSKINLTRYEISYPEKRLYFLEGAELFNNEINVFYSRRIGDLNWGVKTNGRVGKVNYAVLAADERAGVGGNPSAQTEAVRLQRDILGSSNIGLTAVSRAWDGGYARVLSGDGVLVFNSNTSIRTQLVGSFPSGGDRFASAAALRFSYARGLYQVNAGGYHYDSGFQKNVNRVALVPQDNYNRPFTWFSGEHWIRRHGIDKISFNQGNDLAWHNNGDLQLVKIRSTEGVTFLSNWQADFGGVYQTELFEKRFHNPSWTTDIIWNDRISKSAGLTRTWGRNFERDFNQTSLTGAFKPVSGLSLSSSLTVLRFSPDSTNQETSLFDLTADYNFSPDFWFHLTGEYNSNNDRVYFYGLFGWRFRPPFGALYVAYTADRFDMPDSRLGRTLGRRDRALFVKLTVPLTMY